The following coding sequences are from one Euwallacea fornicatus isolate EFF26 chromosome 8, ASM4011564v1, whole genome shotgun sequence window:
- the LOC136340822 gene encoding serine protease inhibitor 3/4-like isoform X4 → MKCSRRVSSVSKLHQSIWDSGIIFIALLPLFLEVMAGKQELQKVIQGNGHFTKQLYNVLAQKPGNVCFSPISAHAVLSMAYQGADGTTRAAFGKILGMSNQLEAAVGYQDVIKHLNNVSDVQLLMANKVYVMEGYALKPAFKEVTEKKFFSEVQSLNFKQSTASANTINQWVEDKTQEKIKDLISPDILDESTRLILVNAIYFKGTWASKFNKELTQKETFYLNDNDTIEVEMMNTKGKYFYKEDETLDAKVLELPYSNSDVSLLVILPNKKNGIADLEKKLAETDLTKITENMFKPEVVVKLPKFKIETTIDLNEPLKKIGLGEIFSSKANFSEMLESPEQLVVSKVIQKAFIEVNEEGTEAAAASAAIRTRRSVNTPNTFFVDKPCVYALICQNQGEPFKNVLFYGKIVKPSPFETHYEMHNEL, encoded by the exons ATGAAGTGTAGCAGAAGAGTTAGTTCAGTTTCTAAATTGCACCAGAGTATTTGGGATTCTG GGATCATTTTTATAGCACTCCTACCACTATTCTTAGAAGTAATGGCGGGAAAGCAAGAACTACAGAAAGTCATTCAAGGCAATGGCCATTTTACCAAACAGTTATATAATGTACTGGCCCAAAAGCCTGGAAATGTGTGTTTCTCACCAATAAGTGCTCATGCAGTTCTGTCAATGGCTTACCAAGGTGCTGACGGCACAACACGTGCTGCTTTTGGCAAGATATTGGGAATGTCAAACCAACTCGAAGCTGCCGTCGGTTACCAAGatgtaataaaacatttaaataatgtgtCAGATGTTCAACTTCTTATGGCCAATAAGGTTTATGTCATGGAAGGATATGCATTGAAGCCAGCCTTTAAAGAAGTTACTGAGAaaaaatttttctctgaagttcaatcTCTTAATTTCAAACAATCTACAGCTAGTGCTAACACCATTAACCAGTGGGTTGAAGACAAGACacaagagaaaattaaagatttaataAGTCCTGACATTCTGGATGAGAGTACTCGACTAATATTAGTAAATGCAATATACTTTAAAGGAACCTGggcatcaaaatttaataaagagttaacacaaaaagaaacattttatcTAAATGATAATGATACAATAGAGGTGGAAATGATGAACACCAAGGGAAAGTACTTTTATAAAGAAGATGAAACTTTAGATGCAAAGGTTTTGGAATTGCCATACTCAAATTCTGATGTCAGTTTGCTCGTGATTTTGCCAAACAAAAAGAATGGAATTGCCGATCTTGAAAAGAAGCTCGCCGAGACAGATTTGACTAAAATTACGGAGAACATGTTTAAGCCTGAAGTTGTTGTCAAACTacccaaatttaaaatcgaaacCACTATCGATTTGAATGAACCCCTGAAAAAG ATTGGTCTTGGGGAAATTTTCAGCAGTAAAGCTAACTTTTCTGAAATGCTCGAGAGTCCGGAACAGTTAGTTGTCAGCAAAGTTATCCAGAAAGCGTTTATTGAGGTTAACGAGGAAGGTACAGAAGCTGCTGCGGCCAGTG CTGCGATTCGTACCCGGAGGTCCGTTAACACAccaaacacatttttcgtggATAAGCCTTGTGTATATGCGCTAATATGTCAAAATCAAGGTGAACCATTTAAAAACGTCCTATTTTATGGTAAAATTGTGAAACCTTCACCATTTGAGACCCATTACGAAATGCACAATGAATTGTAA
- the LOC136340822 gene encoding antichymotrypsin-2-like isoform X6, whose translation MKCSRRVSSVSKLHQSIWDSGIIFIALLPLFLEVMAGKQELQKVIQGNGHFTKQLYNVLAQKPGNVCFSPISAHAVLSMAYQGADGTTRAAFGKILGMSNQLEAAVGYQDVIKHLNNVSDVQLLMANKVYVMEGYALKPAFKEVTEKKFFSEVQSLNFKQSTASANTINQWVEDKTQEKIKDLISPDILDESTRLILVNAIYFKGTWASKFNKELTQKETFYLNDNDTIEVEMMNTKGKYFYKEDETLDAKVLELPYSNSDVSLLVILPNKKNGIADLEKKLAETDLTKITENMFKPEVVVKLPKFKIETTIDLNEPLKKIGLGEIFSSKANFSEMLESPEQLVVSKVIQKAFIEVNEEGTEAAAASGMVFLTRMLSIPGEPLEFHADHPFIFYLIHKFGKVRQILFKGRLERITST comes from the exons ATGAAGTGTAGCAGAAGAGTTAGTTCAGTTTCTAAATTGCACCAGAGTATTTGGGATTCTG GGATCATTTTTATAGCACTCCTACCACTATTCTTAGAAGTAATGGCGGGAAAGCAAGAACTACAGAAAGTCATTCAAGGCAATGGCCATTTTACCAAACAGTTATATAATGTACTGGCCCAAAAGCCTGGAAATGTGTGTTTCTCACCAATAAGTGCTCATGCAGTTCTGTCAATGGCTTACCAAGGTGCTGACGGCACAACACGTGCTGCTTTTGGCAAGATATTGGGAATGTCAAACCAACTCGAAGCTGCCGTCGGTTACCAAGatgtaataaaacatttaaataatgtgtCAGATGTTCAACTTCTTATGGCCAATAAGGTTTATGTCATGGAAGGATATGCATTGAAGCCAGCCTTTAAAGAAGTTACTGAGAaaaaatttttctctgaagttcaatcTCTTAATTTCAAACAATCTACAGCTAGTGCTAACACCATTAACCAGTGGGTTGAAGACAAGACacaagagaaaattaaagatttaataAGTCCTGACATTCTGGATGAGAGTACTCGACTAATATTAGTAAATGCAATATACTTTAAAGGAACCTGggcatcaaaatttaataaagagttaacacaaaaagaaacattttatcTAAATGATAATGATACAATAGAGGTGGAAATGATGAACACCAAGGGAAAGTACTTTTATAAAGAAGATGAAACTTTAGATGCAAAGGTTTTGGAATTGCCATACTCAAATTCTGATGTCAGTTTGCTCGTGATTTTGCCAAACAAAAAGAATGGAATTGCCGATCTTGAAAAGAAGCTCGCCGAGACAGATTTGACTAAAATTACGGAGAACATGTTTAAGCCTGAAGTTGTTGTCAAACTacccaaatttaaaatcgaaacCACTATCGATTTGAATGAACCCCTGAAAAAG ATTGGTCTTGGGGAAATTTTCAGCAGTAAAGCTAACTTTTCTGAAATGCTCGAGAGTCCGGAACAGTTAGTTGTCAGCAAAGTTATCCAGAAAGCGTTTATTGAGGTTAACGAGGAAGGTACAGAAGCTGCTGCGGCCAGTG GTATGGTATTCTTGACTCGAATGCTTTCTATACCAGGAGAACCTCTGGAGTTTCACGCTGATCATCCATTTATATTCTATTTGATTCATAAATTTGGCAAAGTCagacaaattttgtttaaaggtCGATTAGAACGAATTACGTCAACATAA
- the LOC136340822 gene encoding serine protease inhibitor 3/4-like isoform X8 — MKCSRRVSSVSKLHQSIWDSGIIFIALLPLFLEVMAGKQELQKVIQGNGHFTKQLYNVLAQKPGNVCFSPISAHAVLSMAYQGADGTTRAAFGKILGMSNQLEAAVGYQDVIKHLNNVSDVQLLMANKVYVMEGYALKPAFKEVTEKKFFSEVQSLNFKQSTASANTINQWVEDKTQEKIKDLISPDILDESTRLILVNAIYFKGTWASKFNKELTQKETFYLNDNDTIEVEMMNTKGKYFYKEDETLDAKVLELPYSNSDVSLLVILPNKKNGIADLEKKLAETDLTKITENMFKPEVVVKLPKFKIETTIDLNEPLKKIGLGEIFSSKANFSEMLESPEQLVVSKVIQKAFIEVNEEGTEAAAASGIIMDEECLLIVEEFTADHPFLIALVANQDNFDIVLFTGRLSLIPE, encoded by the exons ATGAAGTGTAGCAGAAGAGTTAGTTCAGTTTCTAAATTGCACCAGAGTATTTGGGATTCTG GGATCATTTTTATAGCACTCCTACCACTATTCTTAGAAGTAATGGCGGGAAAGCAAGAACTACAGAAAGTCATTCAAGGCAATGGCCATTTTACCAAACAGTTATATAATGTACTGGCCCAAAAGCCTGGAAATGTGTGTTTCTCACCAATAAGTGCTCATGCAGTTCTGTCAATGGCTTACCAAGGTGCTGACGGCACAACACGTGCTGCTTTTGGCAAGATATTGGGAATGTCAAACCAACTCGAAGCTGCCGTCGGTTACCAAGatgtaataaaacatttaaataatgtgtCAGATGTTCAACTTCTTATGGCCAATAAGGTTTATGTCATGGAAGGATATGCATTGAAGCCAGCCTTTAAAGAAGTTACTGAGAaaaaatttttctctgaagttcaatcTCTTAATTTCAAACAATCTACAGCTAGTGCTAACACCATTAACCAGTGGGTTGAAGACAAGACacaagagaaaattaaagatttaataAGTCCTGACATTCTGGATGAGAGTACTCGACTAATATTAGTAAATGCAATATACTTTAAAGGAACCTGggcatcaaaatttaataaagagttaacacaaaaagaaacattttatcTAAATGATAATGATACAATAGAGGTGGAAATGATGAACACCAAGGGAAAGTACTTTTATAAAGAAGATGAAACTTTAGATGCAAAGGTTTTGGAATTGCCATACTCAAATTCTGATGTCAGTTTGCTCGTGATTTTGCCAAACAAAAAGAATGGAATTGCCGATCTTGAAAAGAAGCTCGCCGAGACAGATTTGACTAAAATTACGGAGAACATGTTTAAGCCTGAAGTTGTTGTCAAACTacccaaatttaaaatcgaaacCACTATCGATTTGAATGAACCCCTGAAAAAG ATTGGTCTTGGGGAAATTTTCAGCAGTAAAGCTAACTTTTCTGAAATGCTCGAGAGTCCGGAACAGTTAGTTGTCAGCAAAGTTATCCAGAAAGCGTTTATTGAGGTTAACGAGGAAGGTACAGAAGCTGCTGCGGCCAGTG gAATCATAATGGACGAGGAATGTCTACTGATAGTTGAAGAGTTTACGGCGGATCATCCATTTCTCATCGCATTAGTTGCAAATCAGGATAATTTCGATATCGTTTTGTTTACCGGAAGACTTTCACTCATTCCTGAGTAA